A single Filimonas effusa DNA region contains:
- a CDS encoding TlpA disulfide reductase family protein — MKKYYSLVLAVACSMAVNAQAEKADAFTLTGKVTNQQQGWVYLSYQNAAGKQVKDSSQLQNGSFRFTGNIPGPIMAYFNGKLQSRLMDDPNFTAFFIEPTAMRVLVADQDYKNARITGSASQAEYQQLQAKQELLKRRWTVVMDTLHEVNKRSNVAYQELKNWVLVPYYQEMEEITNGFIEAHPASFVTAYLLRFNKSISTEKMRQYYNAFPMAVKQSVFGKAIAEELEKRKIGVPGTTAALFTATDINGKQLKLADLKGQYVLIDFWASWCVPCRKGNPHLKELYEAYKSKGFEVIGISDDDRDTTAWKKAVAKDGLPWLQVLRGMKVTYASEGPVFDRSNDLSDKYHVSSLPTQILIDKQGMIIGRYGEGGEPHEALDAKLAALMP; from the coding sequence ATGAAAAAATATTATTCATTAGTGCTGGCGGTAGCCTGTTCCATGGCTGTCAATGCACAAGCGGAAAAGGCGGATGCTTTTACATTAACGGGTAAAGTAACGAACCAGCAGCAAGGGTGGGTTTACCTCAGTTATCAGAATGCTGCTGGTAAGCAGGTGAAAGACAGCAGTCAACTGCAAAACGGTAGCTTCCGGTTTACCGGAAACATACCAGGCCCTATCATGGCTTATTTCAACGGTAAACTACAATCACGCCTTATGGATGATCCCAACTTTACCGCATTCTTTATCGAGCCTACTGCCATGCGTGTTTTGGTTGCCGACCAGGATTATAAAAATGCCAGGATCACGGGGTCTGCTTCGCAAGCCGAATACCAGCAATTACAGGCAAAGCAGGAATTACTGAAGCGGCGCTGGACAGTAGTCATGGATACTTTGCATGAGGTGAACAAAAGGAGCAATGTTGCTTACCAGGAATTGAAGAACTGGGTGCTTGTGCCTTATTACCAGGAGATGGAAGAGATTACGAATGGTTTTATAGAAGCGCATCCTGCCTCTTTTGTTACGGCTTACCTGCTCAGGTTTAACAAGAGTATTTCTACGGAGAAGATGAGACAGTATTATAACGCTTTTCCTATGGCAGTGAAGCAGAGTGTTTTTGGAAAAGCGATTGCTGAAGAGCTGGAGAAGCGTAAAATAGGCGTGCCGGGAACTACTGCTGCGTTGTTCACTGCTACCGATATCAACGGCAAACAACTGAAGCTTGCCGACCTGAAAGGGCAATATGTACTTATCGATTTCTGGGCAAGCTGGTGTGTGCCTTGCCGTAAGGGCAACCCGCATTTGAAAGAACTTTACGAGGCTTATAAAAGTAAAGGGTTTGAGGTCATTGGCATTTCTGATGATGACCGTGATACAACGGCCTGGAAGAAGGCTGTGGCAAAAGACGGACTTCCCTGGTTACAGGTGCTGCGTGGAATGAAGGTGACTTATGCCAGCGAAGGGCCGGTGTTTGACCGTTCCAATGATCTTTCGGACAAGTATCATGTATCATCGTTGCCTACTCAGATACTTATCGATAAGCAGGGGATGATCATCGGGCGTTATGGCGAAGGTGGAGAGCCGCATGAAGCGCTGGATGCTAAGTTGGCGGCTTTGATGCCGTAG
- a CDS encoding RagB/SusD family nutrient uptake outer membrane protein, whose protein sequence is MKKRNLYIAGLACISAISFSACDKKLDEIVPHNVLFEEQEFATPAGFTKTTVANYNSLTNSTTNYDKNWFNLAEFRGNNVKPIDNTSTSSLTATQDIDAFKFLNASSKDFGLSHTFWSGSYRVLLGVNTVLKHIQPGETDPVILQAKAENLFLRGMVFFNLVRLYGRPYYQSPSGNPGIPLILQPVTAASDRPARASVEDTYKQIISDLTEAAQTFTQKKNNSYASRYAAYGLLSRVYLYMSGSFDQPNTNYARLAQQYADSVLLNGGYSLLQGTAYTAYYSNSNQANTETIWAINHDAATMSIPTWFYQPTGQYAGSSSYSTGQIKPSPDLLDLLAPGDLRRRFYITDKYPGNNTDTLSCNKYYYKYTAVYYSNAPIHYLRLAEVYLNRAEARVKAGDNAGALSDLNVIRNRAGVGVLSGISGQTLFTEILKQRRLELAFEGHNSFDYFRNGLPMVRSYTSFNAQPLTIAATDAKVVIRISDDVLAENGNIQQNNQ, encoded by the coding sequence ATGAAAAAAAGAAATCTTTATATAGCGGGTCTAGCCTGCATTTCAGCCATCAGCTTCTCTGCCTGTGATAAAAAGCTGGATGAAATTGTTCCACATAATGTGTTGTTTGAGGAGCAGGAATTTGCGACACCCGCAGGGTTTACAAAAACAACTGTGGCCAATTACAACAGCTTAACGAACTCCACCACCAATTATGATAAAAACTGGTTCAACCTGGCTGAGTTCAGGGGGAATAACGTAAAGCCTATCGATAATACCAGCACCAGCAGTCTTACTGCAACGCAGGATATAGACGCCTTTAAGTTCCTGAATGCTTCTTCCAAAGACTTTGGATTGTCTCATACGTTCTGGTCGGGCAGTTATCGTGTATTGCTGGGTGTAAATACGGTGCTGAAACATATACAACCCGGAGAAACCGATCCTGTGATCCTGCAGGCTAAAGCGGAAAACCTTTTCCTGAGAGGCATGGTATTTTTTAACCTGGTGAGGCTATATGGCCGTCCTTATTACCAGTCTCCGTCGGGTAACCCCGGTATTCCGTTGATATTGCAGCCTGTTACGGCTGCTTCGGACAGACCGGCAAGGGCATCGGTTGAAGACACTTATAAACAGATCATCAGCGACCTTACCGAGGCGGCGCAAACATTTACGCAAAAGAAAAACAACAGCTATGCTTCGCGTTATGCTGCCTATGGACTGTTATCACGTGTGTACCTGTATATGAGCGGTTCCTTTGACCAGCCCAATACCAACTATGCACGTTTAGCGCAGCAATATGCCGATTCAGTTCTATTGAACGGCGGTTATTCGCTGTTACAAGGAACTGCCTATACTGCTTACTACAGCAACAGCAACCAGGCGAATACCGAAACTATTTGGGCCATCAATCACGATGCCGCTACCATGTCCATCCCTACGTGGTTTTACCAGCCTACAGGGCAATATGCGGGGAGTAGCAGCTATTCTACAGGACAGATAAAACCTTCCCCGGACTTATTGGATCTGCTGGCTCCGGGCGACCTGCGCCGTAGATTTTATATTACAGACAAGTATCCTGGCAATAATACCGATACGCTTAGTTGCAATAAATACTATTACAAATACACTGCTGTTTATTATAGTAATGCTCCCATTCACTACCTGCGTCTTGCCGAAGTATACCTGAACAGGGCAGAAGCCAGGGTGAAAGCGGGTGATAATGCAGGCGCATTGTCTGATCTCAATGTGATCCGCAATCGTGCTGGTGTAGGAGTGTTGTCGGGGATCAGCGGACAGACACTGTTTACTGAAATACTGAAGCAGCGCCGTCTTGAGCTGGCTTTTGAGGGACATAACAGTTTCGATTATTTCAGGAATGGCCTGCCTATGGTACGTAGTTATACCTCCTTTAATGCGCAACCGCTGACGATTGCTGCTACTGATGCAAAGGTGGTAATACGCATATCAGATGATGTGCTTGCTGAAAATGGAAATATTCAACAAAACAATCAATAA